Sequence from the Magallana gigas chromosome 4, xbMagGiga1.1, whole genome shotgun sequence genome:
CTGTGACTAGTGCTGAAGGGCAATATATAAACTTTTTGATTTGTCAGTaatcatttgtattatgagttgtttttttttcattgatgtaGGTGGTACTACTGACATAACTGTCCAGAAGGTAGAAAGAGACGGAAAACTAAGTCAGTTACGCACAGCTTCCGGTGGAAATTGGGGTGGAAATTGTGTCAATAACTCGTTCTTTGAGGATTTAACCAAAAGTCTTGGACAGAAAGTTTTTCAGAAATTCGTAACCACAAACTCCggagattatttttatttgaaaaaccaATTTGAAGTGGCAAAacggaattttaaaaatgatcaagagATTGTGTATTTGCATATACCTTCGTCACTTAAGAAGATCACAAAGGAAGTCAATGGGGAAAAAATTGGAGACATTTTTAATGAGTTGGAGACCCGCGAAAAGGTTTACTATAGTGATGGAAAATTGAATTATGCTTCAGAgtatttcaaaaagtttttttcgTCCTCGGTTCAGTCAATCGTAGACGAAGttaaaagagttttaaaaagtaaaagatGTAGTGAAGTTGAATATATCCTAATGGTTGGCGGATTTTCTGAATCAGAAATTGTGCGCGACGGCATAAAAATGGCTTTTCCGGAAATTCGAGTTATTAATCCCGAGGATGCATCACTATCTGTTTTGAAAGGAGGTGTGTTATTTGGTCACGACCCAGATACGGTGCGCTTTCGGGTGTGTCCACAAAGTTACGGAATGGCAATGCACGAATATTTCAACCCCAAAAAACACGATTTATCAAAGAGTTGCAAAGTTGGGAATACTCAGTTTGCTGTAGGTTGTTttgagaaaatttttgaaaaagatgaAATCGTAGAAGTAGGACAGCAGAAGACCGTGCGCGTTGCTGAAGAATTTACTGGACAACCGGAGAAAATGCGAactcaaaacaaagaaattgaaatgtacGCTTCGGCGGCAAAAGATCCAACATTCATATCAGATCCCGGATGTACGCTGCAGGGCATTATAGTGGTGTCGCCACCTGGCGGAAGATGGCCTGAGAAAATGAAAGGAAAGATAACTTTTGAGGTCACTGTTACAGGAATCAATGTATCCTTCATGGACAGAAATACAGAATCTACAAGTGGGGGAGAAATCAAATTTTCGGAACCGAAACCACAAGCTGGCGAAAATCCTTTAAATCGATCTTTCAGAAAAGATGACTTGTGACAACACTTTTGAAATTTCAGACTTGCAATTGTGCTATTGATTATTGCATCCAATGCTAATACCTTCTTTGTATTTACATAAAGCTCACattttatatgttaaaatctgCCTAGATTTGCTATTCATGAAAgaacaaatataacaaaaaattgaaaaaaaatattttgtttattcttttcgaacaaatttttttattgctattgtaAATGACGGAATAAACATTGGTTTCTTTTTCGAAAATTTGAGCATCGATCACTTATTGCGTGTTCCTCTCGCAGATTGAATACATTTGAGTGTGACATTTCTTATTCCTGGACTGGGACATATTGGAACGATCGAAGCAAAGACAGCTACTGTCTGTAACATTGATATCCGCTTTACCGAAAATGTCGAAATCAACAATTTTTCTCGATTTCATCCAAAACCAGTGCCCTGGTAGTTCAATGGAGTTGGCACCCATCCAATAACCTGCGTAGCTTTGTCGATTTTCTGTTTCATAGCTGCCGTATCTGCCGCTTTGGTAACGATATGTACCCAGTGATATTCCTGGAATAGTGAGAACAATAGTGCTAACTAAAGGTTAAAATGAGGTTGGGAATGATTTAATGATATAGGTTTGAATATGATTTTCAATCACAGTGATTAAAGGGTTTATTTCTAtttcggttttttttaatgaagtgtTGCACAAATGTATAACTAAATGCTATTATAATGGATATTTTGTCGTAATGTTCAACAATGACTTCAGCAACCTAGCTCTTAAGTAGAGCATATTCTCTATGTTCGTAACGCAAATGTCGCGAGCGCTCGTTCTGGTGTGCATTGTGCATTGTCCAAAAGATGTGTTTGATAGACTTGATCGATATTTATCATGAAATGCAGCAGAACGTTAACAAACTTTGTGTTGTAATGAAATCTATCATCAGAGGATGTCGTTTAAAAATTACCTTCAGTTTCTAAACAGTGTCATAAAGAGCCTAAAACCGGCAATTAAATTTACGGTATAAATgatattcttttgaaaaaaacaactaCCTTCTCCTTGTCCGTGTTCGTTGAGATAACCCTGTATAAAGG
This genomic interval carries:
- the LOC105324527 gene encoding heat shock 70 kDa protein 12A gives rise to the protein MEDFGDSVSRKPLVVCLDIGTTYTGYAYSFIKKPDEITVRKWASEGTMLSPKAPSSVLLTPELSFHSFGYDAERKFSDLHAKKDHKLWNFVNGFKTVLNEKKKFDANVLNVLDIQNHYVPASAVFTGVIRYLKTDLMEQLTRRGYHLDESNIQFVVTVPAIWSEAAKQAMTDFSVMAGIQKENLMIAYEPEVAALHCVSMPASQVTVRTRDNIALMFKPGCSFLVLDLGGGTTDITVQKVERDGKLSQLRTASGGNWGGNCVNNSFFEDLTKSLGQKVFQKFVTTNSGDYFYLKNQFEVAKRNFKNDQEIVYLHIPSSLKKITKEVNGEKIGDIFNELETREKVYYSDGKLNYASEYFKKFFSSSVQSIVDEVKRVLKSKRCSEVEYILMVGGFSESEIVRDGIKMAFPEIRVINPEDASLSVLKGGVLFGHDPDTVRFRVCPQSYGMAMHEYFNPKKHDLSKSCKVGNTQFAVGCFEKIFEKDEIVEVGQQKTVRVAEEFTGQPEKMRTQNKEIEMYASAAKDPTFISDPGCTLQGIIVVSPPGGRWPEKMKGKITFEVTVTGINVSFMDRNTESTSGGEIKFSEPKPQAGENPLNRSFRKDDL
- the LOC105324528 gene encoding perlucin-like protein — translated: MKLLMVVVFCLAYVSVSRASPTTSPDKSTTKCPDGYTRFKESCYLLNNEVTSWIEAYQMCLLFGGYLIEVDDTNEYSFIQGYLNEHGQGEGISLGTYRYQSGRYGSYETENRQSYAGYWMGANSIELPGHWFWMKSRKIVDFDIFGKADINVTDSSCLCFDRSNMSQSRNKKCHTQMYSICERNTQ